The Nycticebus coucang isolate mNycCou1 chromosome 5, mNycCou1.pri, whole genome shotgun sequence genome window below encodes:
- the RSPH4A gene encoding radial spoke head protein 4 homolog A isoform X2 — MEEDSTSLKQEKEIQELGKAGPPREGKTVTSSQYPEPEFSEPSEAEQGAETGPRPRSSPPQSPQFGVSTSLGDAEGPGPSTSHSPLQEPSPLLTPLALATQDLGSPLESGRTASVTPDTGTLHSDLLEQSSDKRESIPHHTGPSEANTSQQSQQPTSQLYGSRDASCSNSKQKELRFDVFQEEDSNGDYDLDQPASGASEAAPSLLETAIQNAKAYLQKSSSKSGLNLYDHLSNMLTKILNERPENAVDIIENISQDVKTAHFSKKLDTLQDEKEMLPTYEIAEKQKALFLQGHLEGVDQELEDEIAENSLPNIMESAFYFEQAGVGLGADETYRIFLALKQLTDTHPIQKCRFWGKILGLEMNYIVAEVEFRDGEDEEEVEEEDVTEERENGESEADEDEEDGLPKSFYKAPQAIPKEESRAGANKYVYFVCNEPGRPWVKLPSVLPAQIVIARKIKKFFTGRLDAPIISYPPFPGNESNYLRAQIARISAGTHVSPLGFYQFGEEEGEAEEEVESGRDSFEENPEFEGIPVTDLVESLSNWVHHVQHILPQRFRICLLGQHGYPQLLSHNMLLLFFDPTFGLEHMPFPMAKSLKIST, encoded by the exons ATGGAAGAAGATTCGACCTCCctgaagcaagaaaaagaaatccaagaacTGGGAAAAGCAGGGCCTCCAAGGGAAGGAAAGACGGTAACTTCTTCCCAATATCCTGAGCCAGAGTTCTCTGAGCCCTCCGAGGCAGAACAGGGAGCAGAAACTGGACCTCGGCCCAGAAGCAGCCCTCCTCAGAGCCCCCAGTTTGGAGTCAGCACATCTCTGGGTGATGCTGAAGGACCAGGACCATCAACTTCCCATTCCCCTCTTCAGGAGCCTTCTCCCCTTCTTACtcccctggccctggccacacaGGACCTTGGCTCACCACTGGAGTCAGGCCGGACCGCTAGTGTGACTCCTGACACCGGGACGCTTCATTCTGATCTTCTGGAGCAATCCTCTGATAAAAGAGAATCCATTCCTCATCACACAGGCCCGTCAGAGGCAAACACCTCTCAACAATCTCAGCAACCCACATCTCAACTGTATGGATCGAGAGATGCGAGCTGTAGCAACTCTAAACAAAAAGAACTGAGATTTGACGTTTTTCAGGAGGAAGACTCCAACGGTGACTACGACCTAGACCAGCCTGCATCTGGGGCCTCTGAGGCTGCACCCAGCCTGCTGGAGACAGCCATTCAGAATGCTAAGGCTTACCTGCAGAAGAGCAGTAGCAAGTCCGGCTTGAATCT ATATGATCATCTATCTAATATGCTGACTAAGATATTAAATGAGCGTCCTGAAAATGCTGTTGACATCATTGAAAATATTAGCCAAGATGTGAAGACGGCACATTTTAGTAAAAAATTAGACACGCTCCAAGATGAGAAGGAGATGCTCCCAACATATGAAATAGCAGAGAAGCAAAAAGCTCTTTTTCTCCAGGGACATTTGGAAGGAGTTGACCAAGAACTGGAAGATGAAATA GCAGAAAACTCTCTTCCTAACATAATGGAgtctgctttttattttgaacaagCTGGAGTTGGTTTGGGTGCAGATGAGACTTACCGTATATTCCTTGCCCTCAAGCAGCTTACCGACACCCACCCAATCCAAAAATGCCGCTTCTGGGGCAAGATCTTGGGTCTGGAGATGAATTATATTGTAGCTGAAGTGGAATTTCGTGACggggaagatgaagaggaggTAGAAGaggaagatgtaactgaagagAGGGAAAATGGAGAAAGTGAAGCAGATGAAGATGAGGAAGATGGATTACCAAAGTCCTTCTACAAGGCCCCACAGGCTATCCCAAAAGAAGAAAGTAGGGCAGGTGCCAACAAATACGTGTATTTTGTTTGCAATGAACCAGGAAGGCCATGGGTGAAGTTACCATCAGTTTTACCAGCACAAATTGTTATtgcaagaaaaatcaagaaatttttCACTGGGCGATTGGATGCACCCATCATAAGCTACCCACCTTTCCCAGGAAATGAGAGCAATTACTTACGAGCACAAATTGCCCGAATTTCAGCAGGAACCCATGTCAGTCCTTTGGGATTCTATCAGTTTggtgaagaggaaggagaggcagaggaagaggtaGAAAGTGGGCGAGATAGCTTTGAGGAAAACCCAGAGTTTGAAGGCATTCCAGTGACTGATCTAGTTGAATCTCTGTCCAATTGGGTTCATCATGTACAGCATATTCTCCCTCAG AGATTCAGAATATGCCTCCTTGGACAACACGGCTATCCTCAACTCTTGTCCCACAATATGCTATTGCTGTTCTTCGATCCAACCTTTGGCCTGGAGCATATGCCTTTTCCAATGGCAA aaagttTGAAAATCTCTACATAG
- the RSPH4A gene encoding radial spoke head protein 4 homolog A isoform X1, with product MEEDSTSLKQEKEIQELGKAGPPREGKTVTSSQYPEPEFSEPSEAEQGAETGPRPRSSPPQSPQFGVSTSLGDAEGPGPSTSHSPLQEPSPLLTPLALATQDLGSPLESGRTASVTPDTGTLHSDLLEQSSDKRESIPHHTGPSEANTSQQSQQPTSQLYGSRDASCSNSKQKELRFDVFQEEDSNGDYDLDQPASGASEAAPSLLETAIQNAKAYLQKSSSKSGLNLYDHLSNMLTKILNERPENAVDIIENISQDVKTAHFSKKLDTLQDEKEMLPTYEIAEKQKALFLQGHLEGVDQELEDEIAENSLPNIMESAFYFEQAGVGLGADETYRIFLALKQLTDTHPIQKCRFWGKILGLEMNYIVAEVEFRDGEDEEEVEEEDVTEERENGESEADEDEEDGLPKSFYKAPQAIPKEESRAGANKYVYFVCNEPGRPWVKLPSVLPAQIVIARKIKKFFTGRLDAPIISYPPFPGNESNYLRAQIARISAGTHVSPLGFYQFGEEEGEAEEEVESGRDSFEENPEFEGIPVTDLVESLSNWVHHVQHILPQGRCNLFNTMQKNEEEEEEDEDKEEEKGEEPEYIEQEVGPPLLTPISEDLEIQNMPPWTTRLSSTLVPQYAIAVLRSNLWPGAYAFSNGKKFENLYIGWGHKYSPNNYTPPIPPPVYQEYPSGPEITEMDDPSVEEEQAFRATLESVALEAEENEETEEDEEEDDDD from the exons ATGGAAGAAGATTCGACCTCCctgaagcaagaaaaagaaatccaagaacTGGGAAAAGCAGGGCCTCCAAGGGAAGGAAAGACGGTAACTTCTTCCCAATATCCTGAGCCAGAGTTCTCTGAGCCCTCCGAGGCAGAACAGGGAGCAGAAACTGGACCTCGGCCCAGAAGCAGCCCTCCTCAGAGCCCCCAGTTTGGAGTCAGCACATCTCTGGGTGATGCTGAAGGACCAGGACCATCAACTTCCCATTCCCCTCTTCAGGAGCCTTCTCCCCTTCTTACtcccctggccctggccacacaGGACCTTGGCTCACCACTGGAGTCAGGCCGGACCGCTAGTGTGACTCCTGACACCGGGACGCTTCATTCTGATCTTCTGGAGCAATCCTCTGATAAAAGAGAATCCATTCCTCATCACACAGGCCCGTCAGAGGCAAACACCTCTCAACAATCTCAGCAACCCACATCTCAACTGTATGGATCGAGAGATGCGAGCTGTAGCAACTCTAAACAAAAAGAACTGAGATTTGACGTTTTTCAGGAGGAAGACTCCAACGGTGACTACGACCTAGACCAGCCTGCATCTGGGGCCTCTGAGGCTGCACCCAGCCTGCTGGAGACAGCCATTCAGAATGCTAAGGCTTACCTGCAGAAGAGCAGTAGCAAGTCCGGCTTGAATCT ATATGATCATCTATCTAATATGCTGACTAAGATATTAAATGAGCGTCCTGAAAATGCTGTTGACATCATTGAAAATATTAGCCAAGATGTGAAGACGGCACATTTTAGTAAAAAATTAGACACGCTCCAAGATGAGAAGGAGATGCTCCCAACATATGAAATAGCAGAGAAGCAAAAAGCTCTTTTTCTCCAGGGACATTTGGAAGGAGTTGACCAAGAACTGGAAGATGAAATA GCAGAAAACTCTCTTCCTAACATAATGGAgtctgctttttattttgaacaagCTGGAGTTGGTTTGGGTGCAGATGAGACTTACCGTATATTCCTTGCCCTCAAGCAGCTTACCGACACCCACCCAATCCAAAAATGCCGCTTCTGGGGCAAGATCTTGGGTCTGGAGATGAATTATATTGTAGCTGAAGTGGAATTTCGTGACggggaagatgaagaggaggTAGAAGaggaagatgtaactgaagagAGGGAAAATGGAGAAAGTGAAGCAGATGAAGATGAGGAAGATGGATTACCAAAGTCCTTCTACAAGGCCCCACAGGCTATCCCAAAAGAAGAAAGTAGGGCAGGTGCCAACAAATACGTGTATTTTGTTTGCAATGAACCAGGAAGGCCATGGGTGAAGTTACCATCAGTTTTACCAGCACAAATTGTTATtgcaagaaaaatcaagaaatttttCACTGGGCGATTGGATGCACCCATCATAAGCTACCCACCTTTCCCAGGAAATGAGAGCAATTACTTACGAGCACAAATTGCCCGAATTTCAGCAGGAACCCATGTCAGTCCTTTGGGATTCTATCAGTTTggtgaagaggaaggagaggcagaggaagaggtaGAAAGTGGGCGAGATAGCTTTGAGGAAAACCCAGAGTTTGAAGGCATTCCAGTGACTGATCTAGTTGAATCTCTGTCCAATTGGGTTCATCATGTACAGCATATTCTCCCTCAG GGTCGCTGTAATTTGTTCAACACTatgcaaaaaaatgaagaagaagaggaggaggatgaagacaaagaggaagaaaaaggagaagaaccTGAGTACATAGAACAGGAAGTGGGGCCTCCTCTTTTGACACCAATCTCTGAAGATTTAG AGATTCAGAATATGCCTCCTTGGACAACACGGCTATCCTCAACTCTTGTCCCACAATATGCTATTGCTGTTCTTCGATCCAACCTTTGGCCTGGAGCATATGCCTTTTCCAATGGCAA aaagttTGAAAATCTCTACATAGGCTGGGGTCATAAATATAGTCCAAACAATTACACACCTCCGATTCCACCACCAGTTTATCAAGAATACCCCAGTGGACCAGAAATTACAGAAATGGATGATCCTAGTGTGGAAGAGGAGCAGGCTTTCAGGGCCACACTAGAGTCAGTTGCACTGGAGGCCGAGgagaatgaagaaactgaggaagatgaagaggaggatgACGACGACTAA